In Acropora muricata isolate sample 2 chromosome 11, ASM3666990v1, whole genome shotgun sequence, one DNA window encodes the following:
- the LOC136890675 gene encoding uncharacterized protein, protein MTEKENQLIKELGLDKNPLLSLNVSGTGAPLKESSDSKVVSRDEPQCLGRSKCTNSSRKSLTIKMNEFEHDVHEGLAGNTSLKSRTLKINDCGDDNDEWGRGLGEGLPRNTSLESLTVKTMKASFVSNKWVHGLGEGLAGNTSLKSLALEIDDDVDDDDEWGLGLSEELAGNTSLESLTLEIKDGSRDKDGWGRGLGEGLTMGLTRNTSLESLTIKIKTKRRFVSSKWEHGLGEGLAGNTSLKSLTLEIDDDGDDDDEWEHGLGEGLAGNTSLESLTLEIDGDDEWGRGLGEGLARNTSLESLTIKITAARSLSSKWVHGLGEGLTVNTSLKSLTLEIHCYLRGDGEWERGLGEGLARNTSLESLTVKIIKGENDGVGNVVTSIKATLVNSEWVHCLGEGLAENTSLKSFTLEIDYYVDHNDTWGRCLGESLSRNTSLESLTVKIIKASLVIGKWVHGLGEGLAGNTSLKSLTLEISQHCPNCDELRLGWGVSFNGEWARGLGEGLARNTSLESLRIKIIKVGILSCRWVRGLGEGLAGNTSLKSLTLEIDDISLKSLIAETDDDGDDDDEWGPGLGEGLARNTSLEWLSSESDEFIIRDLCLTGYEFHNVPRGSRGGGLGILHKSTIHFQKQSGIKGKFKSFEFMDLLLKQSSTSLRVVIVYRPQTMDNNKSSTSLFFEEFSRLLEALVTAPGSLLMAGDFNFHVDVPNDRDAQRFLRLLETFNLKQHINAPTHRSGHTLDLVITRSDENVASKFYVYDPSVSDHFVVSCTLSLPKTSFERKEICCRKLKSIDMQTFRDEISNSALASPSSIVNDLEQLMAVYDLTLSSLVDKHAPLKTRIVTVRPSASWYNENIMTEKRKRRKLERRWRRTGLAEDRVRFHDQCRVVNKCVEKARMDYYWGVIAENQSDPKRLFATFDKLLHRKSKAKLPHSEDHESLANAFADFFTDKITAIREELHLCRGGPAEPLVEVSYDGPKFECFKQVSCQELSDLLAKSSIKSCALDPIPATVLKGCLDLLLPFITKLVNCSLQCSVMTESMKQAQLRPLLKKPSLNHELFKNYRPISNLMFISKSCEKAVAVQLKDHVRNNNLDELFQSAYKAGHSTETALLRVQNDVLRAIDNGGCVMLLLLDLSAAFDTVDHSILLSRLSNSFGIAGAVYQWFQSYLSGRTQFVAVGNARSSCRHLTCGLPQGSVLGPMLYLIYTTPIGSILRRHNVGYHLYADDTQVYLSFKSTGDFLCERAKVEACLKDINSWILSNNLKLNNGKTELLVLHSKYRPQPSLDVISVGNTQVSPSDEARNLGAIFDSTMGYERHISEICKSAFYHIRNISHVRRYLNAESTEKLVHALVTSRLDNCNAVLFGLPDYLIKRLQYVLNAAARLVSLINKYDHITPVMMQLHWLPVKERINFKILLTTFKALHGINPLYLCELISPYQPRRALRSSDQLLLEQPAYKLKSYGSRAFSVCAPGLWNKLPLEIKSSTSVPEFKRRLKTHLFRQAFSFNL, encoded by the coding sequence atgactgaaaaggaaaaccagCTTATTAAAGAACTTGGATTGGACAAAAATCCATTATTGTCATTAAACGTGAGTGGAACCGGTGCACCTTTAAAGGAATCAAGTGATAGCAAAGTTGTCTCTCGTGACGAGCCACAATGTCTAGGCCGATCTAAATGTACAAACAGTTCGCGGAAATCACTCACGATCAAAATGAATGAATTCGAACACGATGTTCAcgaagggttagcaggaaacacctctctgaaatcgcGTACACTGAAAATTAACGACTGTGGTGACGATAACGATGAATGGGGACGCGGCCTTGGTGAGGGTCTaccaagaaacacctcgctggaatcactcacagtCAAAACAATGAAGGCTAGTTTCGTGAGCAATAAATGGGTAcacggtcttggcgaagggttagcaggaaacacctctctgaaatcacttgcACTGGAAATTGACGACGATGTTGACGATGACGATGAATGGGGACTCGGTCTTAGCGAAgagttagcaggaaacacctcgctggaatcacttacactggaaattaAAGATGGTAGTCGCGATAAAGATGGATGGGGACGtggtcttggtgagggtctaaCAATGGGTCTaacaagaaacacctcgctggaatcgctcacaatcaaaataaaaactaaGCGTAGATTCGTGAGCAGTAAATGGGAACACGGTCTTGGtgaagggttagcaggaaacacctctctgaaatcactcaCACTGGAAATTGACGACGATGGTGACGATGACGATGAATGGGAAcacggtcttggcgaagggttagcaggaaacacctcgctggaatcacttacactggaaattgacGGTGACGAtgaatggggacgcggtcttggtgagggtttagcaagaaacacttcgctggaatcactcacaatcaaaataaCCGCGGCTAGATCCCTGAGCAGTAAATGGGTACACGGACTTGGCGAAGGATTAAcagtaaacacctctctgaaatcacttacactggaaattcACTGCTATTTGAGAGGTGACGGTGAATGGGaacgcggtcttggtgagggtctagcaagaaacacctcgctggaatcactcacagtCAAAATAATCAAGGGTGAAAATGATGGCGTGGGCAATGTAGTCACATCAATCAAGGCTACTCTCGTGAACAGTGAATGGGTCCACTgtcttggcgaagggttagcagagaacacctctctgaaatcattTACTCTGGAAATTGACTACTATGTTGACCATAACGATACATGGGGACGTTGTCTTGGTGAGAGTCTttcaagaaacacctcgctggaatcactcacagtCAAAATAATCAAGGCTAGTCTCGTGATCGGTAAATGGGTAcacggtcttggcgaagggttggcgggaaacacctctctgaaatcacttacactggaaatttCCCAGCATTGTCCCAATTGCGATGAATTGCGTCTTGGTTGGGGTGTTTCCTTTAACGGTGAATGGGcacgcggtcttggtgagggtctagcaagaaacacctcgctggaatcactcagaATCAAAATAATCAAGGTTGGTATCTTGAGCTGTAGATGGGTACGcggtcttggcgaagggttagcaggaaacacctctctgaaatcacttacactggaaattgacgacatctctctgaaatcacttataGCGGAAACTGACGACGATGGTGACGATGACGATGAATGGGGAcccggtcttggtgagggtttagcaagaaacacctcgctggaatggTTATCTAGCGAGTCAGATGAATTTATTATCCGTGATTTGTGTTTGACCGGCTATGAATTTCATAACGTTCCGAGAGGCTCTCGTGGTGGTGGACTTGGCATTTTACATAAGAGTACTATACATTTCCAAAAGCAATCGGGTATCAAGGGTAAATTCAAGTCCTTTGAATTTATGGATTTGTTATTAAAGCAGTCATCGACATCTCTCCGTGTTGTCATTGTTTATCGACCTCAAACAATGGATAATAATAAGAGCTCTACTTCGCTCTTTTTTGAGGAGTTTTCCAGGCTGCTAGAAGCCCTTGTTACTGCACCGGGATCTCTGCTTATGGCTGGAGACTTTAATTTCCATGTCGATGTTCCGAATGATCGTGACGCACAGCGATTTCTTCGACTTTTGGAGACattcaatttaaaacaacatatAAATGCGCCGACCCACCGTAGTGGTCATACACTGGACCTTGTAATAACTAGGTCTGATGAGAATGTTGCTAGCAAGTTCTATGTGTATGATCCCTCTGTTTCAGACCATTTTGTGGTTAGTTGTACGCTCTCGCTTCCAAAGACTTCCTTTGAGCGAAAGGAAATCTGTTGTCGCAAACTCAAGTCTATTGACATGCAAACTTTCAGAGATGAAATTAGTAACTCTGCACTTGCCTCTCCGTCCAGTATCGTCAATGATCTTGAACAACTGATGGCGGTCTATGATCTGACCCTCTCTAGCTTAGTGGACAAACATGCACCGTTAAAAACAAGAATTGTCACAGTTAGACCGTCTGCTTCTTGGTACAATGAAAACATCATGACCGAAAAACGGAAACGCAGGAAGCTGGAACGACGTTGGCGGAGGACCGGTCTTGCTGAGGATCGTGTGCGTTTTCATGATCAATGTAGAGTTGTTAATAAATGCGTTGAAAAGGCCAGGATGGACTACTATTGGGGAGTTATCGCGGAAAATCAGTCAGATCCCAAGCGCTTGTTTGCTACTTTTGACAAGTTACTCCACCGCAAGTCAAAAGCGAAACTGCCTCATTCGGAGGATCACGAGTCTTTGGCTAACGCCTTCGCAGACTTCTTCACCGACAAGATCACAGCTATACGTGAGGAATTGCACTTATGCAGGGGTGGTCCTGCTGAGCCACTGGTGGAGGTCTCGTACGATGGTCCCAAATTTGAATGTTTCAAGCAAGTGTCTTGTCAAGAGCTTTCGGATCTACTTGCTAAATCCAGTATAAAATCTTGTGCGCTGGACCCAATACCAGCAACGGTATTAAAGGGATGTCTCGACCTCTTACTGCCGTTTATTACCAAGTTAGTGAACTGTTCACTTCAATGCAGTGTTATGACAgaaagcatgaagcaagcccaACTAAGACCTTTGCTCAAGAAACCTTCGCTGAACCATGAGCTCTTTAAGAATTATCGCCCTATCTCAAATTTGATGTTCATTTCGAAATCGTGCGAAAAGGCGGTTGCTGTACAGTTGAAAGACCATGTGCGTAATAACAACTTGGATGAGCTATTCCAGTCGGCGTATAAAGCAGGACACAGCACTGAAACTGCGTTGCTGAGGGTCCAAAATGATGTCTTGCGAGCAATTGATAACGGAGGCTGTGTTATGCTGCTATTATTGGATCTCTCGGCAGCATTCGACACGGTCGATCACAGCATTTTGCTTTCAAGGCTCTCTAATAGTTTTGGTATAGCAGGCGCAGTGTATCAGTGGTTTCAATCCTATTTATCCGGTCGTACCCAGTTTGTTGCGGTTGGTAACGCTCGCTCTTCTTGTCGCCACTTGACATGTGGCCTCCCGCAAGGCTCCGTATTAGGGCCCATGTTGTACCTGATTTACACCACTCCAATTGGTTCGATCCTGCGGCGGCACAATGTCGGCTACCATTTGTATGCCGATGACACTCAGGTTTATTTAAGCTTTAAATCCACTGGGGACTTTTTATGTGAGCGTGCCAAGGTTGAAGCCTGTCTTAAGGACATTAATTCCTGGATATTGTCCaataatttgaaattgaataaCGGCAAGACAGAGCTGTTAGTGCTGCACTCAAAGTACCGTCCCCAGCCATCTCTTGATGTAATCTCTGTCGGGAACACTCAAGTTTCCCCCTCTGATGAGGCGCGGAATCTTGGCGCTATTTTTGATAGCACCATGGGCTATGAGAGACACATTAGCGAGATTTGTAAATCAGCGTTCTATCATATCAGAAATATTTCTCATGTGCGTAGATATCTTAATGCAGAGTCCACAGAGAAATTGGTGCATGCACTTGTAACATCGAGGCTAGACAACTGTAACGCAGTTTTATTCGGTTTGCCAGATTATTTGATTAAGCGCCTTCAGTATGTACTTAATGCAGCTGCGCGATTAGTATCGCTTATCAATAAGTACGACCATATTACGCCAGTCATGATGCAATTACATTGGTTACCTGTGAAAGAGCGCATCAATTTTAAGATTCTATTGACTACATTTAAGGCACTTCATGGTATAAATCCATTATACCTTTGCGAGCTCATTAGTCCTTATCAGCCAAGGCGAGCGCTCAGGTCATCTGACCAGTTATTATTAGAACAGCCAGCATATAAGCTGAAATCGTACGGCTCGAGGGCTTTTTCAGTGTGCGCTCCTGGTCTCTGGAACAAGCTACCACTTGAGATCAAGAGCAGCACTTCCGTTCCTGAATTTAAACGTCGACTAAAGACccatctttttagacaagctttttcttttaatttatag
- the LOC136890703 gene encoding cyclic GMP-AMP synthase-like receptor → MMRRLKNKLLRELYKEAEFDREHQEVKEIEETVRHLVQEIAESIAEKDPLFTNTILQSGSFYEDLKVEGPDEFDFMICLEELSTPGVCAIRAIPFRSVQDPGYVHVEIEDPISRKRWKEYTSQKKKNFLKPKTLLEKFKSQIDEVLAEKKEYLSEKLAKKFEVQLRKIPVTLTLTWNGTKYKHYEISVDLVLCIRVNGWPKDSNVKDRCDRFHPGYEMIRKATQGGYHLIASCIGEAGKPRPCWRLSFSRAEGILLKQLFENSSLVHKTAVKILKVVRKKNESELCLYEEEPEFTNNPDVAVNCIGLPESSYLITWAFHSYVLKTMFLHEWFEYPEESYWTLDKLAVRLHSIIERIHKSLQGRDIRSFWLPDYKLFNFQAREITRTNKCEQNLYLLMSFFEKLKLIDN, encoded by the coding sequence ATGATGAGACGACTGAAAAACAAGCTATTACGCGAATTATACAAGGAGGCAGAGTTTGACAGGGAACACCAAGAAGTGAAAGAGATAGAGGAAACAGTGAGGCACTTGGTGCAAGAAATTGCAGAAAGCATTGCCGAAAAGGATCCACTGTTCACGAACACCATTCTCCAGAGCGGAAGTTTTTACGAGGATCTCAAAGTCGAAGGGCCTGATGAGTTCGATTTTATGATATGCCTGGAGGAATTGTCCACACCTGGGGTTTGCGCGATTAGAGCGATTCCTTTTCGCTCAGTTCAAGATCCAGGTTACGTTCATGTTGAAATAGAAGACCCTATCTCACGGAAGAGGTGGAAAGAATACACatcacagaagaaaaaaaatttcttgaaaCCTAAAACACTGCTGGAGAAGTTTAAATCCCAGATCGATGAAGTTCTGGCCGAGAAAAAGGAATATTTATCTGAAAAGCTGGCAAAGAAGTTTGAGGTTCAACTCAGGAAGATTCCAGTTACACTGACACTCACTTGGAACGGAACTAAATATAAACACTATGAAATTTCTGTCGACTTAGTCTTGTGTATCAGGGTGAATGGATGGCCGAAAGATTCTAACGTGAAGGATCGTTGTGACAGATTCCATCCCGGGTACGAAATGATCAGGAAAGCTACTCAAGGTGGATACCATCTTATTGCATCCTGTATAGGGGAGGCAGGCAAACCAAGGCCTTGCTGGCGATTGTCATTTTCCAGAGCGGAGGGAATATTATTGAAACAGCTTTTCGAAAACTCCTCGCTCGTCCATAAGACAGCAGTTAAGATTCTAAAAGTTGTCCGGAAGAAAAATGAGTCTGAGCTATGTCTCTACGAAGAAGAGCCCGAGTTCACTAATAATCCAGACGTCGCTGTGAATTGTATTGGACTTCCTGAGAGTTCATATCTGATAACCTGGGCCTTTCATTCGTACGTACTGAAGACAATGTTTCTACATGAATGGTTCGAATATCCTGAGGAATCTTACTGGACTCTGGACAAACTTGCTGTGCGTCTCCACAGTATTATAGAGAGAATCCATAAAAGCCTTCAAGGAAGAGATATTCGAAGCTTTTGGTTGCCCGATTACAAACTGTTTAACTTTCAAGCAAGGGAAATAACAAGGACGAACAAATGCGAACAGAACCTGTATTTGCTGATGAGTTTCTTTGAGAAGTTAAAGCTCATAGATAATTAA
- the LOC136890719 gene encoding prolyl endopeptidase FAP-like isoform X1, with amino-acid sequence MEAHDKISSVLPLAQNFKNESFLVVHGTGDDNVHFQNTAQLVAALTKAGVKYQVQFYPDKNHGLSGGGTTDHLYHLLTRFLTEKLSLRS; translated from the exons ATGGAAGCACACGACAAG ATATCGTCAGTGTTacctttggctcaaaatttcaAGAATGAAAGTTTCCTTGTTGTACATGGCACAGGGGATG ATAACGTACATTTTCAGAATACTGCACAACTGGTGGCAGCTCTTACTAAAGCTGGAGTCAAATACCAAGTTCAA TTTTACCCAGACAAGAATCACGGACTTAGTGGTGGTGGGACAACAGATCATTTGTATCATCTGCTAACAAGATTCCTCACTGAGAAACTATCACTGCGTAGTTAA
- the LOC136890719 gene encoding prolyl endopeptidase FAP-like isoform X2 codes for MLISSVLPLAQNFKNESFLVVHGTGDDNVHFQNTAQLVAALTKAGVKYQVQFYPDKNHGLSGGGTTDHLYHLLTRFLTEKLSLRS; via the exons ATGCTG ATATCGTCAGTGTTacctttggctcaaaatttcaAGAATGAAAGTTTCCTTGTTGTACATGGCACAGGGGATG ATAACGTACATTTTCAGAATACTGCACAACTGGTGGCAGCTCTTACTAAAGCTGGAGTCAAATACCAAGTTCAA TTTTACCCAGACAAGAATCACGGACTTAGTGGTGGTGGGACAACAGATCATTTGTATCATCTGCTAACAAGATTCCTCACTGAGAAACTATCACTGCGTAGTTAA